Proteins from one Hyperolius riggenbachi isolate aHypRig1 chromosome 4, aHypRig1.pri, whole genome shotgun sequence genomic window:
- the LOC137504706 gene encoding G-protein coupled receptor 35-like — protein sequence MNCSTLVYEHLAIFASVTYGIFFVIGTIFNVFALWIFCCRLPKWTETTVFMVNLMMADILIVLTFPFKLYALLAPWELGYKVCEMLIRIYFTNTYMSIFIITAISCDRYLAICHPLKYKGWRTPMKASLVCAVPWTLLLIINIVNTAQQENGNLTTCFVKVRTEPSEWNLVSSLAWFLPSLVLISFFSVKILKTLRDSITLDSKDRRSFRKAINLIIANMVIFVVCFFPVHTAYIVRYLADSTNASCHTINHIQVFIRVSTLLSNANCVLDSVCYYFAAKEFWEAVSKRKQRFQKFRSCCTS from the coding sequence ATGAACTGCTCAACCTTGGTCTATGAACATCTTGCGATTTTTGCCTCCGTTACTTACGGCATCTTTTTTGTCATTGGAACCATTTTCAATGTGTTTGCCTTGTGGATTTTCTGCTGTAGACTACCCAAGTGGACAGAAACAACTGTGTTTATGGTGAACCTGATGATGGCAGATATTCTAATTGTACTGACATTCCCTTTCAAATTGTATGCTTTACTAGCCCCCTGGGAGCTTGGCTATAAAGTATGTGAAATGCTAATCCGAATTTACTTTACAAATACATACATGAGCATTTTTATTATCACAGCTATCTCCTGTGACCGCTATTTGGCCATATGTCATCCTCTGAAGTACAAAGGTTGGAGGACCCCCATGAAGGCTTCATTGGTTTGTGCCGTCCCGTGGACTCTTCTGCTAATTATCAACATAGTAAATACTGCACAACAAGAGAATGGCAATTTAACCACTTGTTTTGTGAAGGTGCGCACAGAACCTAGTGAGTGGAATCTGGTCTCCTCATTGGCTTGGTTTCTTCCTTCGCTGGTACTTATCAGCTTTTTCTCTGTGAAGATCTTGAAAACTCTCCGTGACTCAATAACGCTGGATTCCAAAGACCGGCGATCCTTCAGAAAAGCAATAAACTTAATTATTGCTAATATGGTTATTTTTGTGGTCTGCTTCTTCCCAGTCCATACGGCATACATAGTACGCTATTTGGCGGATAGTACCAATGCATCTTGTCACACCATTAATCATATCCAAGTTTTCATCCGTGTGTCAACACTTCTATCTAATGCTAATTGTGTTCTGGACTCTGTGTGCTATTACTTTGCAGCCAAAGAGTTTTGGGAAGCGGTCTCCAAACGGAAACAAAGGTTTCAGAAATTCCGATCTTGCTGTACATCATAA